A section of the Lusitaniella coriacea LEGE 07157 genome encodes:
- a CDS encoding SGNH/GDSL hydrolase family protein has protein sequence MRKYAIAIGLTIVSGLTPLPAKAVSLINEITSIYAFGDSLSDTGNLFNATGLPPFPYFDGRFSNGLNWIDYLSQDLGLDTPTPITDVRDGTAPTDGINFAFGGATTGLDNTVSPRLLGLQQQVGAFASLIAPGGVDPNGLYLLWGGANDYLPTDSTTFIPFDNPTQTIDNLSAAITTLAGLGAKNIMVVNQPDFGSIPRVLGNDPTFSLPPDTPTLAEFNALSNSHNTQLDSLLDSLSNDPLLDLNLLSLDVNSLFRQAISDPALGFTNTTEPCLFTITCVFNPSQQEQFLFWDGLHITTRAHELVAQQAFATLEHNAEESVPEPNSAIGILAMGVLGGGALLKRQRQRQSKSVAIKS, from the coding sequence ATGAGAAAGTACGCGATCGCGATCGGATTAACAATCGTCTCCGGCTTAACCCCTCTCCCCGCAAAAGCGGTCAGTCTCATCAACGAGATTACAAGTATCTACGCATTTGGGGACAGTCTTTCCGACACGGGAAACTTGTTTAACGCAACAGGACTTCCCCCCTTCCCCTACTTTGACGGGCGTTTCTCCAACGGTCTAAATTGGATCGATTATCTCTCTCAAGATTTGGGACTGGACACCCCCACCCCCATCACTGATGTGCGAGATGGAACAGCTCCCACGGATGGCATTAACTTCGCCTTTGGCGGCGCGACAACGGGTTTGGATAATACCGTCTCTCCCAGACTTCTCGGCTTACAACAGCAGGTTGGAGCCTTTGCCAGCCTAATTGCTCCAGGGGGAGTCGATCCTAACGGGTTATATCTCCTTTGGGGCGGCGCAAACGATTACCTCCCCACCGACAGCACGACGTTTATCCCTTTTGATAACCCCACCCAAACTATCGACAATCTATCTGCGGCAATTACCACTCTCGCAGGCTTAGGGGCTAAAAATATTATGGTGGTTAACCAGCCCGACTTTGGAAGCATTCCTCGCGTTCTGGGAAACGATCCGACCTTTTCCCTCCCTCCGGATACCCCAACTCTCGCAGAATTCAATGCCTTATCGAACTCGCACAACACTCAATTAGACTCACTTCTCGACAGTTTGAGTAACGATCCCCTGCTCGATCTCAATCTCCTTTCATTAGATGTCAATTCCCTTTTTCGACAGGCGATTAGCGATCCAGCATTAGGGTTTACAAATACAACTGAACCCTGCCTATTTACCATCACCTGCGTCTTCAACCCCTCCCAACAGGAGCAATTTCTTTTTTGGGACGGTTTACACATCACCACCAGAGCGCATGAACTTGTCGCTCAACAGGCATTCGCAACCCTCGAACATAACGCAGAAGAATCGGTTCCCGAACCCAATAGCGCGATCGGAATCTTGGCAATGGGTGTTTTGGGTGGAGGCGCGTTACTCAAACGCCAACGCCAACGCCAATCAAAATCTGTTGCCATTAAGTCCTAG
- a CDS encoding type I restriction endonuclease: MSFDEKFAALVQRLPSLRGNLQTEEATKNALVMPFILALGYDIFNPKEVVPEFTADVGIKKGEKVDYAILNDEEIILLVECKKAGVDLRDAEMSQLFRYFSVTKARITILTNGIQYRFYSDLEEPNKMDQRPFLELDLEDPRPNLVKEVKKLAKDDFDLEEVLSTASELKYTSAIKKILAEQYESPDEDFCRYFFTQVNPRSRWIGTAKETFIPLVEKGLHQFISEKVSDRLLSALETEGEPSKGVQEDKPQVEISDDEDSGIVTTEEELQAFRIVQAIAAKVVDPERIAHRDAKTYMSVFFEDNNRKPICRFWFNTRQKHLGTFDANKQETKNSIESVADIYQYSEQIISAIQSYASQS; this comes from the coding sequence ATGTCATTTGATGAAAAATTTGCCGCATTAGTTCAACGCCTTCCTAGTTTACGTGGAAATCTTCAGACAGAAGAAGCGACGAAAAATGCTCTGGTGATGCCTTTCATTTTAGCTTTGGGCTATGATATTTTCAATCCTAAAGAAGTTGTTCCAGAGTTCACCGCCGATGTGGGTATTAAAAAGGGGGAGAAGGTTGATTATGCGATCCTGAATGATGAGGAAATTATTCTTTTGGTTGAGTGCAAAAAAGCGGGAGTTGATTTGAGGGACGCAGAAATGTCCCAACTTTTCCGTTATTTTTCCGTAACGAAAGCAAGAATTACGATTCTCACGAATGGAATACAGTATCGCTTCTATTCTGATTTGGAAGAACCCAACAAAATGGATCAACGTCCATTTTTAGAATTAGATTTAGAAGATCCACGCCCTAACCTTGTGAAAGAAGTCAAGAAATTAGCAAAAGATGATTTTGATTTAGAAGAAGTCCTTAGTACAGCGAGTGAACTTAAATATACTTCTGCGATAAAAAAAATATTGGCAGAGCAGTATGAATCTCCCGATGAAGATTTTTGTAGGTACTTTTTTACACAAGTTAACCCGAGATCTAGATGGATAGGAACAGCTAAAGAGACTTTCATTCCTTTAGTTGAAAAAGGCTTGCATCAATTTATCAGTGAGAAGGTGAGCGATCGTTTACTTTCAGCACTGGAAACTGAGGGCGAACCTTCAAAGGGGGTACAGGAAGACAAACCTCAAGTTGAAATAAGTGATGATGAGGATTCTGGCATTGTTACTACTGAAGAGGAATTACAGGCTTTTCGTATAGTGCAAGCAATAGCAGCGAAGGTAGTAGATCCTGAGCGTATAGCACATCGAGATGCCAAAACTTATATGAGTGTCTTTTTTGAAGATAATAATCGAAAGCCTATATGTAGATTTTGGTTTAACACTCGTCAAAAACATCTAGGCACTTTTGATGCTAATAAACAGGAAACGAAAAATTCTATTGAAAGCGTTGCAGATATCTATCAATATTCTGAGCAGATAATTTCGGCAATTCAAAGTTACGCTTCTCAAAGCTAA
- a CDS encoding GAF domain-containing sensor histidine kinase: protein MYDLEAGDDFGQQIIQIILASSDAQTMLSGIARELGAILNADACLILAQPDRGAQAKTGFWQDGSSVAFSPELTTCVLSDATFAKIVGEIEEQGTIKPQEIRANKAPNALLDCLASRTLLVQGTRDRANGLIILGRAQARSWSKTDKKKLQNIASWVALACDRARLQQQVGASNRYQILLNHLSNTIRSASDLPQILKSALEETAQALQLYRGWVVMLKYTNPLYQSRDRQDIPKATVNAIEQWSAIPQDELSIQSTFTLADSPLFSQAWSCAPQPFAIFDCSCEPILENIEQLSLGLDPAQSRALLFAPLMGRKTSDAHPGTVLGFLVFEDRYPRTWQPEELDLIAWISSQVSSEIIHHQALRRVQSMVDERTAQLTRSLEVKARLSEKMRQQIEELKQLNQMKDSFLSTVQDELKHPLTKMKMSIEMLKIAPEGDRQQSYFKILEDECSKEINLINDLLTLQQLDSKQFKSHPQQIDLPEVIRELEQSFIKQWQDEGFALTLAVDYPNFPLKLHTDLNSLNSILSQLLSNAGKFSTPETTVHLGVTPISEGSERFITIAVTNFGTEISSAAKKTIFKPFEQNSPKSGSGHGTGLGLALVKSLVDHLNGAIAVTSEPTDDPQIFQTTFTLTLPQTQL from the coding sequence ATGTACGATTTAGAAGCAGGCGACGACTTTGGGCAACAGATTATACAAATTATTCTCGCTAGCTCGGATGCCCAAACCATGCTTTCCGGGATTGCACGGGAACTAGGGGCAATTTTAAATGCGGATGCCTGCTTGATTCTGGCTCAACCCGATCGCGGCGCGCAAGCGAAAACGGGATTTTGGCAAGATGGGAGTAGTGTTGCTTTTTCCCCTGAGTTGACAACTTGCGTTCTCTCCGATGCGACTTTTGCAAAAATTGTTGGGGAGATTGAAGAACAGGGGACGATCAAACCCCAGGAGATTCGCGCCAATAAAGCGCCTAATGCACTCCTCGATTGTCTCGCAAGCCGCACGCTCTTGGTTCAAGGGACGCGCGATCGCGCGAATGGACTGATTATTCTGGGTCGCGCTCAGGCTCGCTCCTGGAGCAAAACGGATAAGAAAAAACTGCAAAACATTGCTTCCTGGGTTGCTCTCGCTTGCGATCGCGCGCGACTTCAGCAACAAGTAGGAGCCAGTAACCGCTATCAAATTCTCCTCAACCATCTCAGCAATACGATTCGCAGTGCCTCCGATCTGCCTCAAATCCTCAAAAGTGCCTTAGAAGAAACCGCACAAGCGCTGCAACTCTATCGAGGCTGGGTGGTCATGCTCAAATATACAAACCCCCTCTACCAAAGCCGCGATCGCCAAGACATTCCCAAAGCCACCGTTAACGCGATCGAGCAATGGTCGGCAATTCCCCAAGACGAACTTTCAATCCAGTCCACGTTTACCCTCGCGGATTCTCCCCTCTTCTCCCAAGCCTGGAGTTGCGCGCCGCAACCCTTTGCAATTTTTGATTGCTCCTGCGAGCCAATTTTGGAGAACATTGAACAACTCAGTTTGGGTTTAGATCCCGCTCAAAGTCGCGCCTTACTGTTTGCGCCGTTGATGGGACGGAAAACGAGCGATGCTCACCCCGGTACCGTATTGGGGTTTTTGGTATTTGAGGATCGCTATCCTCGTACTTGGCAACCGGAAGAATTGGATCTAATTGCCTGGATTAGCTCCCAAGTCAGTAGCGAAATTATTCATCACCAAGCGCTGCGGCGCGTTCAATCGATGGTGGACGAACGTACTGCTCAACTGACGCGCAGTTTGGAAGTTAAAGCGCGATTATCGGAAAAAATGCGCCAGCAGATCGAAGAACTCAAGCAGTTGAATCAGATGAAAGACTCCTTTCTTTCAACGGTTCAAGACGAACTCAAACATCCCCTCACCAAAATGAAGATGTCGATTGAGATGCTCAAAATTGCTCCCGAAGGCGATCGCCAACAGAGCTATTTCAAAATTTTGGAGGATGAATGTAGTAAAGAAATTAACTTAATTAACGACTTATTAACCCTACAGCAACTCGATTCCAAACAATTTAAATCCCATCCCCAACAGATCGATCTTCCGGAGGTGATTCGAGAGTTAGAGCAATCTTTTATTAAACAATGGCAAGATGAAGGTTTTGCCTTGACTCTCGCTGTTGACTATCCAAACTTCCCCTTGAAACTCCACACGGATTTGAATAGCCTCAATAGCATTCTTTCCCAGTTACTCAGTAATGCAGGGAAATTTTCTACCCCGGAAACCACCGTTCACCTCGGTGTAACTCCAATATCTGAAGGATCAGAGCGTTTCATCACGATCGCCGTAACGAATTTTGGGACAGAGATTTCTTCCGCAGCAAAAAAGACAATTTTCAAACCTTTTGAGCAAAATTCACCGAAATCCGGTAGCGGACACGGGACAGGTTTGGGGTTGGCGTTGGTTAAGTCTTTAGTGGATCACCTGAATGGCGCGATCGCGGTGACAAGCGAACCCACAGACGATCCTCAAATTTTTCAAACCACTTTTACCCTCACATTACCCCAGACCCAGCTTTAA
- the ndhM gene encoding NAD(P)H-quinone oxidoreductase subunit M: MLLKSTTRHIRLYAAEVQDNELIESNNVLTLDVDPDNEFNWSEDALQRVYHQFDELVESYSNQDLTEYNLRRIGSDLEHLIRDLLQQGQISYNLQGRVLNYSMGLPRMESPESEGKYAS; the protein is encoded by the coding sequence GTGTTATTGAAATCTACAACTCGTCACATTCGCCTCTACGCAGCAGAAGTCCAAGATAACGAGCTGATTGAGAGCAACAATGTTTTGACCTTAGATGTCGATCCCGATAACGAATTTAATTGGAGTGAAGATGCCCTACAACGGGTTTACCATCAATTTGACGAGCTAGTGGAATCTTACAGCAACCAAGATTTGACGGAATACAATCTCCGTCGCATTGGTTCTGATTTGGAACACTTGATTCGCGATCTCTTGCAACAAGGTCAAATTAGTTACAATCTTCAGGGGCGCGTTCTCAACTACAGTATGGGATTGCCTCGCATGGAAAGCCCAGAATCCGAAGGAAAGTACGCCAGTTAA
- a CDS encoding DUF6737 family protein: MSSDKSLNPWHYKPWWCQPWSIVLTGILLVVGSGFLSNRLWVAAIVALPILMWWGYFLILWPRLMQSSGILSEYHRELRD; this comes from the coding sequence TTGTCCTCTGATAAATCTCTAAATCCCTGGCATTACAAACCCTGGTGGTGTCAACCTTGGTCGATCGTGCTAACCGGAATTCTCCTGGTGGTGGGAAGCGGTTTTCTCAGCAATCGCCTGTGGGTTGCCGCGATCGTTGCCTTGCCCATTTTAATGTGGTGGGGCTATTTTCTAATTCTCTGGCCGAGACTGATGCAAAGTAGTGGAATTTTGTCCGAATACCATCGAGAATTGCGAGATTAA
- a CDS encoding PP2C family protein-serine/threonine phosphatase, which produces MLANSPGQILDERYLIIQPQIVLDTKPAQPLALSSDVPNWIAPYLKLFAYRLHVPQVYGQVAPSGAAGSIWLLEYGSFPSSVTEQFARGRFFSTLNEAWVHGNSLRQLNWLGQIARLWDPLQDQGVASSLLNPSLLRINGSVLLLRELQGDGNEELPTLARLGRLWSQWTQDASPTIQPFLKNTCEQLESGAIANAEQLIAALDFALAECGSRATRQYQIYTRTDAGPSRDHNEDACYPAEGNVARVEPQAAPLAIVCDGIGGHDGGEIASHLAINTIQEQVSRQSSSTNSSNPSLTLQLLEEAVCKANDLLSDRNDSEQRHDRQRMGTTLVMALARAHEMYLTHVGDSRIYWIARSGCYQVTLDDDLASREVRLGYTLYRHALNYSNAGALVQALGMSASSRLYPTVNRITLDEDGVFLLCSDGLSDFDRVEQYWETEILPILSEETDIAQAVERLVHIANTQNGHDNVTVALLWVRVSLPQTPQTPIQALDRLPRIAQTARPAPASPSSQGTQPAIPPETPQTSPPPLLRALTLLALLGLGLGGLSYGLFPEVRSRVNALGTREKDEPALAPTSSPLPEPPLEVGNALKLPTEITLYSQPAAEPTTADKIIVPPGTVLQVVQKQAMEDKTLWLKFKTCATAPSNPPQLQPLPPQEGWIAADTLSLLAPQPLTALPPGCQTPTPRPNSQPPTPEL; this is translated from the coding sequence ATGCTTGCGAATTCCCCCGGTCAAATCCTCGATGAGCGCTATCTCATCATCCAACCGCAAATTGTTCTCGATACAAAACCCGCTCAACCACTAGCCCTCTCCTCAGACGTTCCCAATTGGATTGCGCCCTATCTCAAACTGTTTGCCTATCGCTTGCACGTACCGCAAGTGTATGGACAAGTCGCCCCAAGCGGTGCAGCAGGATCGATCTGGTTGTTGGAGTATGGCAGTTTTCCCAGCAGCGTCACCGAGCAGTTCGCGCGGGGTCGATTTTTTTCAACCTTGAACGAGGCGTGGGTTCATGGGAATTCCCTGCGCCAGCTCAATTGGTTGGGGCAAATTGCTCGCTTGTGGGATCCGCTTCAAGACCAGGGAGTGGCTTCGAGTTTGTTGAACCCTTCCTTGTTGCGGATCAATGGTTCTGTGCTGCTGCTGCGGGAGTTGCAAGGGGATGGGAACGAAGAATTGCCAACTTTGGCGCGTCTCGGTCGGTTGTGGTCGCAATGGACGCAGGATGCATCTCCCACCATTCAGCCATTTTTGAAAAATACCTGCGAACAATTGGAGTCCGGCGCGATCGCGAACGCCGAGCAATTAATCGCGGCATTAGATTTTGCCCTCGCCGAGTGCGGTAGCCGCGCAACCCGACAGTATCAAATTTATACTCGCACCGATGCAGGGCCCAGTCGCGACCACAACGAAGATGCTTGCTATCCCGCAGAAGGCAACGTGGCGCGCGTCGAACCCCAAGCCGCTCCCCTCGCGATCGTCTGCGATGGCATTGGGGGACATGATGGGGGAGAAATTGCATCCCACCTGGCAATTAATACGATTCAGGAGCAAGTTTCGCGACAGTCCTCCAGCACGAATTCCTCTAACCCTTCCCTCACGCTACAACTCCTAGAAGAAGCCGTTTGTAAAGCCAACGATCTCCTCAGCGACCGCAACGATAGCGAACAACGGCACGATCGCCAGCGCATGGGGACAACCCTGGTCATGGCGTTGGCGCGCGCTCACGAAATGTATCTCACTCATGTGGGGGATTCTCGAATTTATTGGATCGCGCGATCGGGTTGCTATCAAGTCACCCTGGATGACGATCTCGCATCTCGCGAAGTTCGCTTGGGTTACACCCTCTATCGCCATGCCCTCAACTATTCCAACGCAGGGGCTTTGGTTCAGGCATTAGGAATGAGCGCCTCTTCTCGCCTATACCCGACTGTCAATCGCATTACCCTCGATGAAGATGGAGTCTTTTTGCTGTGTTCTGATGGCTTAAGCGATTTCGATCGCGTGGAACAATATTGGGAGACGGAAATCTTACCGATTCTCTCAGAAGAAACCGATATCGCTCAGGCGGTGGAACGCCTCGTCCACATTGCCAATACCCAAAATGGTCACGATAATGTAACGGTTGCCCTGCTTTGGGTTCGGGTCAGCTTGCCCCAAACGCCCCAAACGCCCATTCAGGCACTCGATCGACTCCCCCGCATTGCCCAAACCGCCCGACCCGCTCCCGCATCGCCCTCCTCCCAAGGGACGCAACCTGCAATCCCCCCGGAAACCCCTCAAACATCCCCTCCCCCCTTACTAAGAGCGCTAACCCTTCTCGCCCTGCTGGGGTTGGGTTTAGGCGGACTGTCCTATGGCTTGTTTCCTGAAGTGCGATCGCGCGTCAATGCCCTAGGAACAAGGGAAAAAGACGAACCCGCACTCGCCCCAACCTCTTCCCCATTACCGGAACCGCCCCTGGAAGTGGGCAATGCCCTCAAGCTGCCAACGGAGATTACCCTATATTCCCAACCCGCCGCCGAACCGACGACCGCCGACAAAATCATCGTTCCTCCCGGAACCGTCTTGCAAGTCGTCCAAAAACAGGCAATGGAGGACAAAACCCTGTGGCTCAAGTTCAAAACTTGCGCAACTGCGCCCAGCAATCCGCCCCAATTGCAACCTCTCCCACCTCAAGAAGGGTGGATTGCCGCCGATACCCTCTCCCTACTCGCTCCCCAACCCCTAACCGCCCTTCCCCCAGGGTGTCAAACGCCAACCCCTCGCCCTAATTCTCAACCCCCAACCCCCGAACTTTAA
- a CDS encoding CHAT domain-containing protein produces MPVGVNPCLSLAIARLSTASPEHFAIWVLQAPLPGAYVHHDCIWLEELTQQWLAWQQMFSVQNQPHLPVVHPLLPTFPPLNPETSARGYSGRLMQEFGMSLWQWLFSGSIRNSLAQSRGMAIGQSKPLRLRLDIRDPNLIPLPWEIMQPEAGKQSIALNQQLLFSRTTNDVDPLSLVRAREELNILLVLGQNSERASQSDDLLQLQQEADILIQAIKQHPIPGTPVEQFTAPVPARVQPLIQPTTAALIDALEQGNYNVFFYAGHGIPAPDGGSLLLSRDATINGTELAQVLARTKIVLAVFNACWGAQPDRIEQRTIPRSSLAEVLIHHGVPAVLAMRDLIADREALSFIETFTEALAQRMPIDLAVAMARQQLLTLYKFNQPAWTLPILYMHPEFEGELIQSIDRGITELPTILPSHFDAPHPVALLRSLEDDDRVWQIRGGLMRVGRRPENDLVISEQWVSQKHAKIFCRETGREPGASTPSYFLEDDSRYGTFISSAEGWQKIHHQEVVLQSGVQIKFGSLQGQGLEFAIEVE; encoded by the coding sequence ATGCCTGTCGGAGTAAATCCTTGTTTGAGTTTAGCGATCGCGCGCCTATCCACCGCCAGCCCAGAGCATTTTGCTATCTGGGTTCTCCAAGCCCCCCTTCCCGGAGCCTACGTCCACCACGACTGCATTTGGTTGGAGGAACTCACCCAACAATGGTTGGCATGGCAACAAATGTTTTCCGTGCAAAACCAACCCCATCTCCCCGTCGTCCACCCCCTATTGCCCACCTTTCCACCACTCAATCCGGAAACTTCAGCTAGAGGCTATAGCGGGCGATTGATGCAGGAATTTGGAATGTCCCTGTGGCAATGGCTTTTTAGCGGCTCGATTCGCAACAGCCTTGCTCAAAGTCGAGGAATGGCAATCGGACAAAGCAAACCCCTGCGCTTGCGACTCGATATTCGCGATCCCAACCTGATTCCCCTTCCCTGGGAAATCATGCAACCCGAAGCCGGAAAACAATCCATCGCTCTCAATCAACAACTCCTCTTCAGCCGCACCACCAACGATGTCGATCCCCTCAGTTTGGTGCGCGCCCGCGAAGAGTTAAATATTCTCTTGGTCTTGGGTCAAAATTCGGAGCGCGCCAGTCAAAGCGACGATCTCCTGCAACTTCAACAAGAGGCAGATATTCTGATCCAAGCCATCAAACAGCATCCCATTCCCGGCACTCCCGTGGAGCAATTCACCGCTCCCGTTCCCGCGCGCGTCCAACCCCTGATTCAACCGACGACTGCCGCCCTGATCGACGCTCTCGAACAAGGCAATTACAATGTCTTCTTTTACGCGGGTCACGGCATTCCCGCCCCCGATGGTGGCTCCCTCCTTCTCTCAAGGGATGCAACGATTAATGGAACAGAACTCGCTCAGGTTCTCGCGCGAACCAAAATTGTCCTAGCGGTGTTCAACGCCTGTTGGGGAGCGCAACCCGATCGCATCGAACAGCGCACGATTCCGCGCAGCAGTTTGGCAGAAGTTTTGATTCATCACGGCGTTCCCGCAGTCTTAGCCATGCGCGACCTGATTGCCGATCGCGAAGCGCTCAGTTTCATTGAAACCTTTACCGAAGCCCTGGCTCAACGAATGCCTATCGATCTCGCGGTTGCGATGGCGAGACAGCAACTCCTCACTCTCTATAAATTCAATCAACCCGCTTGGACGCTACCCATTTTGTATATGCATCCGGAGTTTGAGGGGGAACTGATTCAATCCATCGATCGCGGCATTACCGAACTGCCAACCATTCTCCCCAGCCATTTTGATGCTCCCCACCCCGTCGCCTTACTGCGGTCTTTAGAGGATGACGATCGGGTTTGGCAAATTCGCGGCGGATTGATGCGAGTGGGACGGCGACCGGAAAACGATCTCGTGATTTCAGAGCAGTGGGTCAGTCAAAAGCACGCGAAAATTTTCTGTCGCGAAACGGGAAGAGAGCCAGGGGCGAGTACTCCCAGTTATTTTCTCGAAGATGACTCCCGCTACGGCACTTTTATTTCTAGCGCCGAGGGATGGCAAAAAATTCATCACCAAGAAGTTGTTTTGCAATCGGGGGTACAGATTAAATTTGGAAGTTTGCAGGGTCAAGGACTAGAGTTCGCGATCGAAGTGGAGTAG
- a CDS encoding lasso peptide biosynthesis B2 protein: MKRVFKFLSLSGRDRALLLSAMLLLAAIRLGLVFLPFQTLRRLLGKIARSSRVESRMERSRDRIIWAVETASRYLPGQSRCLARALTAQVLLSRQGYEAQIRIGVAKDSRGHLEAHAWVESQGNVVLGRLSNWERFTPLPHLDAPRRN, encoded by the coding sequence ATGAAACGAGTTTTTAAATTTTTATCTTTGTCTGGGCGCGATCGCGCGCTTTTGTTGAGTGCAATGCTACTACTCGCAGCAATCCGCTTGGGACTGGTCTTTCTGCCCTTTCAAACCTTGCGTCGCCTACTGGGGAAAATAGCTCGATCCTCCCGTGTAGAATCGAGAATGGAGAGATCGCGCGATCGTATTATTTGGGCAGTTGAAACCGCCAGTCGCTACCTTCCCGGTCAAAGTCGCTGTTTGGCAAGAGCATTAACCGCTCAAGTCCTGCTCTCTCGTCAGGGCTACGAGGCTCAAATTCGCATCGGCGTGGCGAAAGATAGTAGAGGTCATCTAGAAGCTCATGCCTGGGTTGAGAGCCAAGGAAACGTCGTTCTGGGGCGTTTGAGCAACTGGGAGCGGTTTACCCCATTGCCTCATTTAGATGCGCCTCGTAGGAATTGA
- a CDS encoding sulfotransferase family protein, whose amino-acid sequence MKSPNFLIVGVQKAGTTSIYRYLKQHPQVYLSPVKETNFLEKDWEQRIADGNSENSTKINTFEQYCQLFSGVEDEIALGEASPNYLFHYKTAIERIKRYVPDAKLIAVLRNPTERAHSDHLMHIRDAIGSPKVKSLSEQVKFSAHKSFILRKGFYAQQLKHFYEQFDREKIRVYLYEDLCKDSISFMQEMYRFIGVDDTLKPDTSRRAQTAQVPKNQSINRMLRKQNPLRTAVASTLKVFLPEEKRQAIRQSLINLNSADKSHGALSQEERALLVDLYREDILELQELIDRDLSDWLKV is encoded by the coding sequence ATGAAATCACCCAACTTTCTGATTGTCGGCGTTCAAAAAGCAGGAACAACCTCAATTTATCGCTATCTCAAGCAACATCCTCAAGTGTACCTCAGCCCTGTTAAGGAAACCAATTTCCTAGAAAAAGATTGGGAACAGCGTATTGCGGATGGGAATTCTGAAAATAGTACAAAAATCAATACCTTTGAACAGTATTGCCAACTCTTTTCAGGGGTAGAAGATGAAATTGCACTGGGGGAAGCGTCTCCGAACTATTTGTTTCACTATAAAACTGCAATTGAGCGAATTAAACGTTACGTTCCCGATGCAAAACTGATTGCCGTTTTACGAAATCCGACAGAACGGGCGCATTCCGACCACTTAATGCATATCCGCGATGCAATTGGTTCGCCGAAGGTCAAGAGTTTGTCAGAGCAAGTGAAGTTCAGCGCTCATAAATCTTTTATTTTACGAAAGGGATTTTATGCCCAACAATTAAAGCATTTTTACGAACAGTTCGATCGCGAGAAAATCCGCGTTTATTTATACGAGGATCTGTGTAAGGATTCCATCTCATTCATGCAGGAAATGTATCGCTTTATTGGGGTGGATGATACTCTTAAACCCGATACTTCTCGTCGCGCTCAAACCGCTCAAGTTCCTAAAAATCAATCGATTAACCGAATGTTACGCAAGCAAAATCCATTGCGAACGGCGGTTGCTTCTACTCTTAAAGTGTTTTTACCGGAAGAAAAAAGGCAGGCAATTCGCCAAAGTTTAATTAATTTAAATTCGGCAGATAAGAGTCATGGGGCGCTTTCTCAGGAGGAACGAGCGTTGTTGGTCGATCTTTATCGCGAGGATATTCTAGAACTTCAGGAGTTAATCGATCGCGATCTTTCGGATTGGCTAAAAGTGTAG